Proteins encoded together in one Salvelinus namaycush isolate Seneca chromosome 26, SaNama_1.0, whole genome shotgun sequence window:
- the LOC120021029 gene encoding endonuclease domain-containing 1 protein-like — protein MFLWVPWAWCGVVEDFDHVEHCKDYMYMGIPPRGYLAGSNLKKICQILEDNPRFVTLYDPRRHMPLYSAYTFKRSDGEKSMDQPWMYEPQLASSKSSSNMEVYPQPAQMHMRLMESQAVLEDFTDVPQYVRGQLNPDQHQLEPLDKAATYTLSNVVPQIREFNTGPWAQHEDRIRRRLNNYCRGNAYVITGVTSAGNMIRRDNQDRVGIPEYMWTAYCCPDYDHNAPYLERYRFPVFGAYGLNNRVNNAVVEVPIKTLETFLKGRMDVDKNYQIFYNDCVPDDM, from the exons ATGTTCCTGTGGGTGCCCTGGgcctggtgtggtgtggtggaggACTTTGACCATGTGGAGCACTGTAAGGACTATATGTACATGGGCATACCACCACGGGGCTACCTGGCGGGCAGCAACCTGAAGAAGATCTGCCAGATCCTGGAGGACAACCCCCGATTCGTCACCCTCTATGACCCCCGCAGACACATGCCCCTCTACTCTGCCTACACCTTCAAACGGTCTGACGGTGAGAAGAGCATGGACCAGCCCTGGATGTACGAACCACAG ctgGCCTCCAGTAAATCCAGCAGTAATATGGAGGTCTACCCACAGCCGGCTCAGATGCACATGCGTCTCATGGAGAGTCAGGCGGTGCTGGAGGACTTTACAGACGTGCCCCAGTATGTGCGTGGCCAACTGAACCCAGACCAGCACCAGTTGGAGCCTCTCGACAAGGCAGCCACCTACACCCTGTCCAACGTGGTGCCTCAGATCAGAGAGTTCAACACTGGCCCCTGGGCCCAGCACGAGGACCGTATCAGACGACGCCTCAACAACTACTGCCGCGGCAATGCCTATGTCATCACGGGAGTTACCTCGGCCGGGAACATGATTCGGCGAGACAACCAGGACCGTGTGGGCATCCCAGAGTACATGTGGACGGCCTACTGCTGTCCAGACTACGACCACAATGCCCCCTACCTAGAGCGCTACCGCTTTCCTGTGTTTGGGGCCTATGGTCTGAATAATAGGGTCAACAATGCTGTGGTGGAGGTGCCTATCAAGACCCTAGAGACGTTTCTGAAGGGACGGATGGACGTGGACAAGAACTACCAGATCTTCTACAATGACTGTGTGCCTGATGACATGTAG
- the LOC120021030 gene encoding endonuclease domain-containing 1 protein: protein MQFSPGCLVLVFSLFHSAPRAPATVVEDFNHVERCKDSLYMGTPPRGIIDAKLKKICQRYADKPRFVTLYDPQKRIPVYSAYSFKKTEGDRRVDYPWMYEPQLAEVDGNGNMLPFPTGYLHMKFEDSQAVLDDYSDVVLYERGHLNPDQHQSDPHDRASTYTLTNVVPEIREFNIGPWREHEERIRVRLNNYCRGTAFIVTGVTTTGHMIRRNNQDRVAIPEDVWTAYCCTDYDRNAPHDVRIRFPSQAALAKNAKEGNTVHEITVQDLENFLKTRMDVDQNLQLFYDNCISPSPLPLYLHHTI from the exons ATGCAATTCTCTCCGGGCTGTTTGGTGTTGGTGTTCTCCCTTTTCCATAGTGCACCTAGAGCTCCGGCCACTGTGGTTGAGGACTTCAACCATGTAGAACGATGCAAGGATTCCTTATACATGGGAACCCCACCACGGGGAATCATTGATGCCAAACTGAAGAAGATCTGTCAGCGCTATGCAGACAAGCCACGCTTCGTGACCCTGTACGACCCTCAGAAACGAATCCCCGTCTACTCAGCCTACTCCTTCAAGAAGACAGAGGGAGACCGGCGCGTGGACTACCCCTGGATGTATGAGCCACAG ctggcAGAGGTTGATGGCAATGGAAACATGCTCCCCTTCCCTACCGGCTACCTGCACATGAAGTTTGAGGACAGCCAGGCAGTGCTGGATGACTACTCTGACGTGGTACTGTATGAACGTGGCCACCTGAACCCAGACCAGCATCAGTCTGACCCTCATGACCGTGCCTCCACTTACACCCTGACCAACGTGGTGCCAGAGATCAGAGAGTTCAACATTGGGCCGTGGCGTGAGCATGAGGAGCGCATCCGTGTCCGCCTCAACAACTACTGCCGTGGCACCGCCTTCATCGTCACAGGGGTGACCACTACAGGTCACATGATTCGCCGGAACAACCAGGACCGCGTAGCCATCCCTGAGGACGTGTGGACTGCCTACTGCTGCACTGACTATGACCGCAACGCCCCCCACGATGTCCGCATCCGCTTCCCCTCCCAGGCTGCCCTGGCCAAGAACGCCAAGGAGGGCAACACAGTCCACGAGATAACTGTCCAGGACTTGGAGAACTTCCTGAAGACCCGGATGGACGTGGACCAGAACCTGCAGCTCTTCTATGACAACtgcatctccccctctcccctccctctgtacctccaccACACCATCTAA